In Salinigranum marinum, one DNA window encodes the following:
- the guaB gene encoding IMP dehydrogenase produces the protein MAKDANLGPFSEKLREPEALTFDDVLLRPMESRVEPDDADVATRVSKHVSLNIPVLSAAMDTVTEAEMAIGMARNGGLGVLHRNMSVEETAAQVKAVKRADELFIRREDVVTASPTQTVREVDEMMERAGVSGAPVVDDADKVLGIISGTDIRPFLEVGESDQVREAMTDEVITATTDVTAREALELMYDHKIERVPIVDDADGLVGLVTMQGILQRREHEEAARDDEGRLRVGVAVGPFEEERAVAADEADADVLFIDCAHAHNMNVLDSARAIKGEVDADVVVGNIGTREAAEACVDFADGVKVGIGPGSICTTRVVTGAGMPQITAVSEVADVASAAGVPVIADGGIRYSGDAIKAVAAGADAVMLGSYFAGTEEAPGRVITMNGKKYKQYRGMGSVGAMRSGGGDRYLKDADEDEGFVPEGVEAATPYKGTLASELHQLVGGMKSGMGYVGAESLSGFKERARFVRVSAAGQTEGHPHDVMITDEAPNYSPDQ, from the coding sequence ATGGCGAAGGACGCTAACCTTGGACCCTTCTCGGAGAAACTCCGCGAGCCGGAGGCGTTGACGTTCGACGACGTCCTCCTCCGGCCGATGGAGTCGCGGGTCGAACCGGACGACGCCGACGTCGCGACCCGCGTCTCGAAGCACGTCTCGCTGAACATCCCAGTGCTGTCGGCCGCGATGGACACCGTCACCGAGGCCGAGATGGCCATCGGGATGGCTCGCAACGGCGGCCTCGGCGTGCTCCACCGCAACATGAGCGTCGAGGAGACGGCGGCGCAGGTCAAGGCCGTCAAGCGCGCGGACGAGCTGTTCATCCGGCGTGAGGACGTCGTCACGGCCTCGCCGACGCAGACCGTCCGCGAGGTGGACGAGATGATGGAGCGCGCCGGCGTCTCCGGTGCCCCCGTCGTCGACGACGCCGACAAAGTGTTGGGAATCATCTCGGGGACCGACATCCGCCCGTTCCTCGAGGTCGGCGAGTCCGACCAGGTCCGCGAGGCGATGACGGACGAGGTCATCACGGCGACGACGGACGTCACCGCCCGCGAGGCGCTCGAACTGATGTACGACCACAAGATCGAACGTGTCCCCATCGTCGACGACGCCGACGGGCTCGTGGGGCTCGTCACCATGCAGGGGATCCTCCAGCGCCGCGAGCACGAGGAGGCCGCTCGCGACGACGAGGGGCGGCTCCGGGTCGGCGTCGCCGTCGGCCCCTTCGAGGAAGAGCGCGCCGTCGCCGCGGACGAGGCCGACGCGGACGTGCTGTTCATCGACTGCGCGCACGCCCACAACATGAACGTCCTCGACTCGGCGCGAGCCATCAAGGGCGAGGTCGACGCCGACGTCGTCGTCGGCAACATCGGCACCCGGGAGGCCGCAGAAGCGTGCGTCGACTTCGCCGACGGCGTCAAGGTGGGGATCGGCCCCGGCTCGATCTGTACCACGCGCGTCGTCACCGGTGCGGGCATGCCGCAGATCACGGCCGTCTCCGAGGTGGCAGACGTCGCCTCGGCGGCCGGCGTCCCGGTCATCGCCGACGGCGGTATCCGATACTCGGGAGACGCGATCAAGGCGGTCGCCGCCGGCGCGGACGCCGTCATGCTGGGGTCGTACTTCGCGGGCACCGAGGAGGCACCCGGCCGCGTGATCACGATGAACGGCAAGAAGTACAAACAGTACCGCGGGATGGGCTCGGTCGGTGCGATGCGCTCGGGCGGCGGCGACCGCTACCTCAAGGACGCCGACGAGGACGAGGGGTTCGTCCCGGAAGGCGTCGAAGCTGCCACGCCGTACAAGGGGACGCTCGCGTCCGAGCTCCACCAGTTAGTGGGAGGAATGAAGTCGGGGATGGGCTACGTCGGTGCGGAGAGCCTCTCCGGCTTCAAGGAGCGGGCGCGGTTCGTCCGGGTCTCCGCGGCGGGCCAGACCGAGGGTCACCCCCACGACGTGATGATCACCGACGAGGCCCCCAACTACAGCCCCGATCAGTAA
- a CDS encoding TrmB family transcriptional regulator codes for MNTAELRAALEEAGLSQYQAEAYNTLLQLGAASATEIADACAVPTARIYDVLRDLESKGYIETYEQDSLHARARNPDEVLDDLRERATLLTDAAEEIEERWEEPAVDTHKVSIVKRFDTVFDRAAALISEAQNEVQLAVTPSQFEELRPALRRAYDNGAIIKLSLHTDEESRTIPNGASFDGIVTEVRHRTLPTPFVALVDRTDTCFAPHAHSLNQYGVLVNDYTLTYVFHWYFLTCLWEVWDTVYSSRSASLPLDYADIRHCVREIEPLLSDGGRVRVAVEGFDTETGKSISFVGDVTDVQYSGGTSSNGAPALSQLAGQVSLSVISGGRVYRVGGWGAVLEDVEATRITVREVTGVS; via the coding sequence ATGAACACGGCCGAACTCCGCGCGGCACTCGAAGAGGCTGGTCTCTCGCAGTACCAAGCGGAGGCGTACAACACGCTTCTTCAGCTCGGTGCCGCGAGCGCGACCGAGATCGCCGACGCCTGTGCGGTTCCGACCGCTCGCATCTACGACGTGCTTCGCGATCTCGAGTCGAAAGGGTACATCGAGACGTACGAGCAGGACAGCTTGCACGCGCGGGCGCGGAATCCCGACGAGGTGCTTGACGACCTCAGGGAGCGTGCGACGCTCCTGACCGACGCCGCGGAGGAGATCGAAGAACGGTGGGAGGAGCCGGCGGTCGACACCCACAAGGTGAGCATCGTCAAGCGGTTCGACACGGTCTTCGACCGGGCGGCGGCGCTCATCAGCGAGGCGCAAAACGAGGTGCAGCTCGCGGTGACGCCGTCGCAGTTCGAGGAACTCCGTCCCGCGCTCCGGCGAGCGTACGACAACGGTGCGATCATCAAGCTGTCGCTACACACGGACGAAGAGAGCAGGACGATCCCCAATGGGGCGTCGTTCGACGGGATCGTGACCGAGGTCCGCCACCGGACGCTGCCGACCCCGTTCGTCGCGCTGGTCGACCGGACCGACACGTGTTTCGCACCCCACGCCCACTCGCTGAACCAGTACGGCGTGCTGGTCAACGACTACACGCTCACCTACGTCTTCCACTGGTACTTCCTCACCTGCCTCTGGGAGGTGTGGGACACCGTCTACTCGTCGCGGTCGGCGTCGCTGCCCCTGGACTACGCCGACATCCGCCACTGCGTCCGCGAGATCGAGCCGCTGTTGAGCGACGGCGGGCGGGTCCGCGTCGCGGTCGAGGGGTTCGACACGGAGACGGGCAAGTCGATCTCGTTCGTGGGCGACGTCACGGACGTCCAGTACTCCGGGGGGACGTCGTCGAACGGCGCGCCGGCGCTGTCACAGCTCGCGGGGCAGGTCAGTCTGTCGGTCATCTCGGGCGGGCGAGTGTACCGCGTCGGCGGGTGGGGTGCGGTGCTCGAAGACGTCGAAGCGACGCGAATAACCGTTAGAGAGGTAACAGGAGTCAGTTGA